Proteins co-encoded in one Euleptes europaea isolate rEulEur1 chromosome 1, rEulEur1.hap1, whole genome shotgun sequence genomic window:
- the LOC130476057 gene encoding serine protease inhibitor Kazal-type 5-like, with translation MKITATLAILSLANCCFFSASGMEKPQESHNGFLEPGGPAELEVVLNTLLNYFSGADYLSWKDICSKHPPPKKGEPIMCTMEFDPICGSDGQTYGNKCLFCAARWKSGGTLTIRYRGECKEDIICNKYPPPNKGETVLCTKDYHPICGSDGHTYGNECLFCAARWKSGGTLTIRYRGQCKEEALCSKYPIPTKGEPIWCTEEYDPICGSDGDIHSNKCYFCVAWRKSGGTLTIRPTHECKRKSSEPLFYKMVTMFVEQEYGEMGNLLVAFPHPQQSRQREAPPPSKSRLSRFSFERYRKWRIRHTANGYGLNERGGNGVLTKGLDASLHASTGSEGGQPTLVCVRISLEAGLGRPRKRPVTERKRKRCAALGGSVSGRSGASPHSPHHKRPAVVGRPALAILFEIQ, from the exons ATGAAGATCACAGCCACCTTGGCAATCCTTTCTCTAGCAAATTGTTGCTTCTTTTCAG CCAGCGgcatggaaaagccccaagagagCCATAACGGCTTCTTGGAGCCGGGCGGCCCGGCCGAGCTGGAG GTAGTTCTTAAtactttattaaattatttttcagGTGCTGATTATCTAAGCTGGAAG GATATATGCAGTAAACATCCTCCACCAAAGAAGGGTGAGCCAATTATGTGCACAATGGAGTTTGATCCTATCTGTGGTAGTGATGGCCAAACGTACGGCAACAAGTGTCTTTTTTGTGCTGCCAGATG GAAAAGTGGAGGCACTCTAACGATACGGTATAGAGGTGAATGTAAAGAGGAT ATAATATGCAATAAATATCCTCCACCAAACAAGGGTGAGACAGTTCTGTGCACAAAGGACTATCATCCTATCTGTGGTAGTGATGGCCATACATACGGCAATGAGTGTCTTTTTTGTGCTGCCAGATG GAAGAGTGGAGGCACTCTAACAATACGGTATAGGGGTCAGTGTAAAGAGGAG GCTTTATGCAGCAAATATCCCATACCAACGAAGGGTGAGCCTATTTGGTGCACAGAGGAATACGATCCTATCTGTGGTAGTGATGGTGACATACACAGCAACAAATGTTATTTTTGTGTTGCCTGGAG AAAAAGTGGAGGCACTCTTACCATACGTCCTACACATGAATGTAAACGAAAG AGCTCCGAACCACTCTTTTACAAGATGGTCACTATGTTTGTTGAGCAAGAGTATGGAGAGATGGGGAACCTGCTAGTCGCTTTCCCCCACCCGCAGCAAAG CCGGCAAAGGGAAGCCCCGCCTCCAAGCAAGAGTCGCCTGTCAAGGTTTAGCTTTGAACGCTATAGGAAGTGGCGCATCCGCCACACAGCAAATGGCTACGGACTGAACGAGAGGGGCGGCAATGGGGTGCTGACCAAAGGGCTAGATG CCTCGCTCCACGCGTCAACCGGAAGTGAAGGCGGGCAGCCCACGTTGGTTTGCGTTCGTATCTCTTTGGAGGCCGGGCTCGGAAGGCCCCGGAAGCGGCCGGTGACGGAGCGGAAGCGGAAGCGCTGTGCAGCTCTGGGAGGAAGCGTCTCCGGTCGGAGCGGCGCCTCTCCTCACAGCCCCCATCACAAGAGGCCGGCTGTCGTAGGCAGGCCAG CTCTTGCAATATTATTTGAGATACAGtga